Genomic DNA from Canis lupus dingo isolate Sandy chromosome 4, ASM325472v2, whole genome shotgun sequence:
CAGCCACTCCACTGAGAAAGCTGGCCATGGTGTCCGAAtaaaatttttgtcttctttgcctTCCAGCAGGGATGCATGTCCTCTTGGAAATGTCACAACAGAAGGGATTTGGATGCCCCAGAAAGGCGTCTTCTTTGGCTCCATCTCTCACCACCCTCAATTATCCTTCTGACAGCCAGATTTGAACCAAATTGGATTTAGGGCATTTCACAATTTTTTTGAACAAATTTGTGGATTAAGAGAACAAATTAAATCCACATTTTTACTTGACATCATCAAAAATATGACATGCAGACTGGAAATGGACTTTCCTGGTCTGGGAATAATTTCAGTGAAGCCCAAATCCCTACTTCCCAAGggcatctgtttaaaaaaaaaacaaaaaacaaaaaacaaaaacaaaaacaaaaacaaaaacaaaaacaaatgaaaccacTGTTTCTCACAAAGATCTGTGGGGGATCTGGGCCCAAATCTTACCTGAGACCTAGGATCTGACACTTGGGGTTGGGCTGGGCCACACCAGCACCCATGCCTGAGATGTGATTCTTGTGGGAAGGGcccctctctgcctccatccATCATTCATCTCTTTTCCAGTTTCCTCATGATTTCCCCTTGGCTACAGCCTAATTTGGGTTTCTGCATTTTTCTATAACTTGGACTAACAGATTTTCATGTTAGTGCCAACTCAAGCTCCTTATCCCTTCTCTGAATTCTTCATTAGGCCAGTAAGTATATAGCTCATTTGGCAATTAGGTGCCTTTGGCACTTTATCCAATAGCTGTTACAAGAATGTAGATACTTCATTTTTCTCGTCTTTGTTTCTTGGTTTCATGGTAGAAGGACAGGCTATATGTGGGCAGAGAATGTGACTTCTACCTCTCTATATATGTACCCAACATGTAGTAGCATGCAATGTAAATTTATTGCCTTGTAAATTTAATTGGCATATGATTACTTaacaataaaatgagagaagacattATCTTGGCTGGGCTTAATGGAGGCAAGGCTATGAAGCTCATTGAATTGGTGTGAGAGCTTTGATGCCAGATAGCCTGGGTTTGAATTTATTATCTGGGTTCCCATTTATTGATGATATGATTTTATCAATGTTATGATCTCTCTATGCCTCAATGTCCCAGTCCATGAACTGAAATTAGCAATAGCACTTGACCAAGCCCCTAAAACAGGAACACATTTTCTAAATGTCTGTTGccactattttattatttctccccAATAATCCTtatattcttaggaaatacatataGCTAATACATAGATGGACTTTATCTTATTCAATTTTGTCTAGATTATcagatttttatcttcaaaacatAAATTATCCCAATGATTGTGGGTGTTTTCCCCATTATATAAGTTGGAGGAACAGAAAAGAAGCtgaccaaaaacaataaaacaaacaaagaaaaatgtagaatgaATCAGTGTTAGCAAAAGAGAAGAGCCTGAGGGAGCATCAGGAAGGCTGCCAAATAGATCTATTAAGTAAAAGAGAGATGAGGAGAAAACcatcaattaaaattaattaaaatttttaattgtttgtgaTGCTGACCTCATGCTCCAGGTGcctgaaacaaaggaagaaatgtaGATAATTGAGTAGTCAGGACAGTTTTCCAACTGGCCACTTTTCCCTTAACAAGACTATGCCTGTCTCTTCCACATAGTCCTTGTGAGCATCTTGGGTCAGGACCTGAATCATGGCTCAGGCTGCCATGCACTGAAGAGAGGGGGCATCCTGAGCCTGAGCAGATGGCTATCTGgaccctccttcctccttcttttccatcaGCATGTCCTGCTGATGATACTTTCAAACTGAATTCTGCTTTTCTACACCTCTTCCCCGCACGCCTCCGTTTCCACATGGAAAACCACAGCGGCTTGCTAAGCGGTTTCCTTGTTTCTACTCATACACTTATCATTCTCCGAAATTCCCTGGTCTTGacttttctgcttgtttttttttccattagtctGTAAACTTCTTGCTCACCAGTGGCTGGCACATGCATGccccaatctttttcttttttttaagttttgactCCTGATTTTATTactcaatttctcttttctattttttaaaaagattttatttatttatttgagagagagtgagcaagcatgagctggggggtcggggcagaagggagagggaaaaagactcctcactgagcagggaggctaatgcagggcttgatcccaggaccctgagatcatgacctgagctggagccagatgcttaaccaatgagcaacccaggcaccacTCTCTTTTCTATTTAAAGTATTCTTTGGTGGCTGGGAAGCCTGGCCTTGCAAGATCAGAATCAGTTGGAGCTGGGTTTTGTTGGAAGTGGGTTGGGTTGGGGATTGGGATGGGAGCAGGGAGACCCTGCTCTGCTGGTGGCCTTATTTCTTGCTTGAATGGAAGGAGCTGGAAATAGTTGTCTTCTCAAGTCTCAAGTAAAAGACATTTTCTCTCCCAAAGGGAAGTCCACTCTGTAGATATGAAAGTGGACCCCTTAATAGATCTACTGGGCAATATTTTGCCTAATTCTTTCAAATTATAAGACTTCAAAGTCATTAAAGGTAGTCACATACTtcttattatgtatgtatgtatgtatttgagagagagagagagagagaacagtgggaggggcaaagggagagggagagagaggatctggagcagcctctgtgctgagcatggagcctgattccaggctcaatcccaagaccctgagattgtgactgagccaaaattgagagttggacatttaaccacctgagccaccagggccccCCATAATCTTCCTTTTAAGTGcgtcatttgtcttttttataccCAGAAACtggagaatgaatgaaatattccCAGATTAGGATGACCCACTCACTTATGTTGACTCTGATGATTCTTGTGGTCAAGCCCCTCCCACCTCATTCTCAGCAATTACATACAGCCTATGAATGTTTGTCTCACACAGTTCTGCTTCCTTGATATTGACTCTTGGGACTACACGGTACAAGGGTTGCCATCACTCTTTCACACTTCTGACCTCCTTGGGAAGTGTGAGGTCATTATACATGGTCCAGAACCGCCCATCAGGAAGGGCCCAGGCTGTTTCTCATGTGAGGTCACTCCATTCTGGAGTACTCGATCCTTCCCTCTCTGTCCTATCATAGCTGGTTGGAGCAGGGGTGAGAGGTGGTCACCAAGGTCATCCAGTCCAGAGGCCGATCCAGAGTCTGGCTCAGGAAAGGAAGCTCCATCTGATGAGATGAGTCAATCATATCCCACCCACTCTCCTGGAGTTTGCTCTGGGAAATGTAGACAGAATTATATAGTAACTGGAACTTTGGGAAGTCATGAGAAAGGGAGAGGACTTGTGGGACCAGGAGCAAATCAGAGTTAGGAGGACTCGCAGGCAGAAGTATTGAGCTGAAGAAGGGATAGATAGAGCGGTGGGCAAGGAGCCTTTGGAAGCAGGAAGAGACAGGGAAGActcacaaagagaagcagaaaaccaGAGAGTCACCCATTCAAGGTAAAGGTGGAAAGCTAGAGGTAAGCTCCCAGATTCTTGTGGCAGGGGCTCCTGTAGCACCTCGGGAGATACCTTGGGTTCTCAAAGACCTTTCTCTTCTAGTCTCTGGGTTCCCAGGTTATGGTATATTCTTAATTTCATGAGATTCTGGCTCCTGTGTTGTGCCACGATAAATCCTCATTGCCAGAGCTGCCCTGGGTAGCGGGCTTGCTGTTCTTGTGGGCTCACAAGTGAACATACCAAAAGTGACCACTATCAGTGGGCTGCAACCTCACAACAGCATGGGCTGTTTCTATCAGGCCCTGTTTATGGGTGCGTGGGGGTAATGCCTGGGAGCTTTCAGGGTGTGACTCCTCTGTTCAAAGGCTCTGCTAATATCCACGGAGGTAGTTTCAATCCACAAGAATCTAggctccattttcttttatttatgtatcccacaattttatatacatatctattttatagaaatatttacaactgtatcatatataaaaagaaaaaatatacatatatataatatgtaaatataaatattcacacacacatatatattatggGTACAATACAATTGCAACTTAAATGAGGGTTAGAGTCTGAAGTGTATGTTAGGCTAAACCTGTGTACAGTCAAAATTCTGCCTGGGAACCCTGTACATGTACATGATTTTGGATATGTTACTACAGCCTTTATagtaacagtaaaaataaatacaaagatatatCATTATCAGACCTTCCTGCAGAATACTTGCTAAAATAGCTGcaaacaagaaaaacagattcTGGTCCCTACCCCCTGACACATATTCAAAGTGGCAAAACTGTGACCATAACTTGCAAAGACTTTTTCCTTCCCAAGTGGCAATTGAATAATTCCTCCCGGCAAGCAGAATTGCCATGCCATTCCCCCTGTAAGGCAGATATTCTATGAGACAATTTGAATTGGAACCCTCATGACTTTCCAAAGATTTGAGGTAGTTCTATGGCATGAATATAATAATTCcactaaaatagaaaacaaaaaatcttagaAAGGGGCAAATAGTCCAAGAGTGAGGCTGATATAATTCCCACAATGgacaataaataaatgctgaacTTCCTGGAAgttaaaggaaaaagggaaaatccTAGATAAAAATTATCATCATTTAATCAAAATAAGTTAATCAAGAGAGGGTTTTCTCTTGGcactgcttaaaaaaattaaatcattcatAATTTCATCATAGCGGTATTCTTATTTTGCTTGTATATTCTGTATTCCAGTCCTGCTCTGCAAGCAAAATaataggtaattttattttagaaatatttgaataggCAAAACATTCATATAGTCTGAAAACAAAAAAGGGTGAAAagttttccctttcattctgttCATATATTTGCTCACTTTCAACTCCCCcaacctgcccctcccccattttgATCCTTCTAGAGTTTTCTTGCACATTCcataacatcatcatcatcatcaacaacaaaatataaattcttatcCCCATGCTCTTCTTATGCCTTAATTTCTCTCATTTAACAACCTCTCCTGTAGACTCTCCTCTATCAGAAGGAAAGCATCCTCATTCTCTTTAACAGCTGCAGGTATCCACTATTTGGCTGTGCCTCTACTATCTTAACCTGGGCCCTACTGATatcatttggattgtttcttttgttttgctattataaatgaagcTAGGAGAGTAACATTGTATACATGTAATTTcacacgtgtgtatatatataagtatatatttcatatatatgataaattatatgtaaatatattatatatactatataaaattatatataattagatTATATACATGTcacatatatgataaatatatatgtatgtatatattgatatatacataaacatatatatatgtgtgtgtgtgtgtctatatatatatatatatatatatatatatatatatatatatatatattagataaatCCCTGAAGCAGATTTCTGGATCGGATGGTAAATGCATTTGTGAATTTGATAGCTATCACCAAATTGCCCTCTACTGGGGTTTTGGCAATTTATGTTGCTAGCAGCAGTGTCTGAAGGTTGAGTGGCTACATACCATCTATATACCCCAGAACCAGTGTCCTCTTGCTAAGTttcagagagggaagaaaaagaatgtaaaaaaggaagaagtgttTATCAGCCCTATCtcagggaggtgggtgagggtcCTGAGCCCGGGACTGGCTTGATACCAGTGCACCAGAGTTTTGGTATGCTGGAGGATTTCCCAGCAGAGCCCTGGGGTCCTCCTGACAGTGCTTGTGAACCAGCAGTGGTGCCATCAAAGTTCTTAGTGTcccaactattttattttcttgctttgaaATTCAAGTGTCACAGCTCAGCCTTTAGTAGAGGAGCCGCCAGCAACCCTTTTCCCCACTGGCTTCCACTTGGCGTCCTCCCCAGGTTCCAGCCCTGGGCCCTCACAGGTGACTTTTGAAGGTGGAGCAGGGATCCTCTGCATGCCCATCTCCCAGAAGAGCATCTAACCACTCCTCCAGGTCCTGTACCAGCTGCTCCAGTTCTTGCACCTCTTTCTCTAGCTTCTCCAAGAAAACATGCAAATTTTCCTTCAACCAGGTCCTGATGACCTTTATTGGCTCTTCTGCAGGTTCATTGGTCTGGTATTCAAATCCCTGAAAGGCAGACATCAAAGTTGCATCTTGAGCTTTTTCACATAGAATCCCCTGTCACTGGTTTCAAAAAGTTTTCTGAGTGTTTGAACATGTTATTCCTTCTGTCTGGAGTGCTCATCCCCACCTTCTCCACCTGGCCAGCTCCTACATGTCCTTCAAGGTCCAGCTCGCCCATGACAcccctgggaagccttcccagatctCCTCAGCTAAATTTGACATCCCCTCAGTACCTTTTTTGAATATGTTACCTGGGAAGCCACAGGATTCTGGGGATAGTTACATTCTCTGATCCTTTCTGACACCTCCCAACTTCTTCCTGAAACAGGCACAAACATCACCTCTTAAAAGGACAAATGAGCAGTAGTTGAAATAAACATGGCTGGTCATcccagtggggagggggaggagaaggtgaACCTTGGCATTCTGGTTGGCATGCAGCCATCTCCAGAATACCCCTCCTGACTCTGTGTGGACTCGGCTCCTCCTTTCTCAGATTCCAGAATGCTCACCTGATATTCCTGTGCCCACGTAC
This window encodes:
- the SMIM23 gene encoding small integral membrane protein 23, whose translation is MVTQQVGSRGRGAAELFERRRGSRCEDKKQTLLVLLILVLYVGTGISGRSWEVSERIRECNYPQNPVASQGFEYQTNEPAEEPIKVIRTWLKENLHVFLEKLEKEVQELEQLVQDLEEWLDALLGDGHAEDPCSTFKSHL